From Streptosporangium album, the proteins below share one genomic window:
- the rpoB gene encoding DNA-directed RNA polymerase subunit beta, translating into MAASRNAFAVPAGPRRVSFARIQEPLEVPDLLALQTESFDWLLGNEKWKGRVEAARQAGRKDVPAQSGLEEIFEEISPIEDFSGTMSLSFRDHRFEPPKYSVDECKDKDMTYSAPMFVTAEFINNTTGEIKSQTVFMGDFPLMTGKGTFIINGTERVVVSQLVRSPGVYFDRSVDKTSDKDLYGCKVIPSRGAWLEFEIDKRDSVGVRIDRKRKQAVTVLLKALGWTTDQILERFGQYESMRATLEKDHTAGQDDALLDIYRKLRPGEPPTKESAQTLLENLYFNHKRYDLAKVGRYKINKKLGVDSDITQGTLTEEDIVATIEYIVKLHAGEVSMSGTNGEIVVETDDIDHFGNRRLRTVGELIQNQVRLGLARMERVVRERMTTQDVEAITPQTLINIRPVVASIKEFFGTSQLSQFMDQTNPLAGLTHKRRLSALGPGGLSRERAGFEVRDVHPSHYGRMCPIETPEGPNIGLIGSLASFGRVNSFGFVETPYRKVVEGRVTDQVDYLTADEEDRHVIAQANTPIGPDGTFLEDRVLVRRKGGEFESLRANEVDYMDVSARQMVSVATAMIPFLEHDDANRALMGSNMQRQSVPLLKSEAPLVGTGMEYRAATDAGDVITADKAGVVEEVSADYVTVMNDDGTRTTYRVAKFKRSNQGTCFNQKPIVAEGDRIEVNQVVADGPCTDTGEMALGKNLLVAFMPWEGHNYEDAIILSQRLVQDDVLSSIHIEEHEVDARDTKLGPEEITRDIPNVSEEVLADLDERGIIRIGAEVVPGDILVGKVTPKGETELTPEERLLRAIFGEKAREVRDTSLKVPHGEQGKVIGVRVFSREEGDELPPGVNELVRVYVAQKRKITDGDKLAGRHGNKGVISKILPVEDMPFLEDGTPVDIILNPLGVPGRMNVGQVLETHLGWIAARGWDISGVQEAWAERLRDKGFAEVDPRTNMATPVFDGANEEEIVGLLDNTLANRDGGRMVGANGKAQLFDGRSGEPFPHPISVGYIYILKLLHLVDDKIHARSTGPYSMITQQPLGGKAQFGGQRFGEMEVWALEAYGAAYALQELLTIKSDDVLGRVKVYEAIVKGENIPEPGIPESFKVLIKEMQSLCLNVEVLSSDGMSIEMRDTDEDVFRAAEELGIDLSRREPSSVEEV; encoded by the coding sequence TTGGCAGCCTCGCGCAACGCCTTCGCCGTACCCGCTGGTCCCCGTCGTGTGTCTTTCGCACGAATTCAGGAGCCGCTCGAAGTTCCTGATCTTCTCGCTCTCCAGACCGAGTCCTTCGACTGGTTGCTCGGCAACGAGAAGTGGAAGGGGCGGGTCGAGGCGGCTCGCCAGGCCGGGCGCAAGGACGTTCCGGCCCAGTCGGGTCTCGAAGAGATCTTCGAAGAGATCAGTCCCATTGAGGACTTCTCCGGGACTATGTCCCTGTCGTTCCGCGATCACCGGTTCGAGCCGCCCAAGTACTCAGTCGATGAGTGCAAAGACAAGGACATGACCTACTCCGCCCCGATGTTCGTCACGGCGGAGTTCATCAATAACACCACTGGTGAGATCAAGAGCCAGACCGTCTTCATGGGCGATTTCCCGCTCATGACCGGCAAGGGCACTTTCATCATCAACGGCACCGAGCGTGTCGTGGTCTCCCAGCTGGTCCGGTCCCCGGGCGTCTACTTCGACCGCAGTGTCGACAAGACCTCCGACAAGGACCTCTACGGCTGCAAGGTGATCCCCTCCCGGGGCGCCTGGCTCGAGTTCGAGATCGACAAGCGTGACAGTGTCGGCGTCCGCATCGACCGCAAGCGCAAGCAGGCCGTCACGGTCCTGCTGAAGGCGCTCGGGTGGACCACCGACCAGATCCTTGAGCGTTTCGGACAGTACGAGTCCATGCGCGCCACCCTGGAGAAGGACCACACGGCCGGCCAGGACGACGCCCTGCTGGACATCTACCGCAAGCTGCGTCCGGGCGAGCCGCCGACCAAGGAGTCGGCGCAGACGCTTCTGGAGAACCTGTACTTCAACCACAAGCGTTACGACCTCGCCAAGGTTGGCCGCTACAAGATCAACAAGAAGCTCGGTGTCGACAGCGACATCACGCAGGGGACGCTGACCGAAGAGGACATCGTCGCCACGATCGAGTACATCGTCAAGCTGCACGCCGGCGAGGTCTCGATGTCGGGCACGAACGGTGAGATCGTCGTCGAGACCGACGACATCGACCACTTCGGAAACCGTCGCCTGCGTACGGTCGGCGAGCTCATCCAGAACCAGGTCCGCCTGGGCCTGGCCCGCATGGAGCGCGTCGTCCGCGAGCGGATGACCACCCAGGACGTCGAGGCCATCACGCCGCAGACCCTGATCAACATCCGCCCGGTCGTCGCGTCGATCAAGGAGTTCTTCGGAACCTCCCAGCTCTCGCAGTTCATGGACCAGACCAACCCGCTGGCCGGGCTGACGCACAAGAGGCGTCTGTCCGCGCTGGGTCCCGGTGGTCTGTCCCGTGAGCGGGCCGGCTTCGAGGTCCGTGACGTCCACCCCTCGCACTATGGCCGGATGTGCCCGATCGAGACGCCGGAAGGACCGAACATCGGTCTGATCGGCTCGCTGGCCTCCTTCGGCCGGGTCAACTCCTTCGGTTTCGTCGAGACGCCGTACCGCAAGGTCGTCGAAGGCCGGGTCACCGACCAGGTCGACTACCTCACCGCGGACGAGGAGGACCGTCACGTCATCGCCCAGGCGAACACGCCGATCGGCCCCGATGGCACGTTCCTCGAGGACCGCGTGCTCGTCCGCCGTAAGGGCGGCGAGTTCGAGTCCCTGCGGGCGAACGAGGTCGACTACATGGACGTGTCGGCACGCCAGATGGTGTCCGTGGCGACCGCGATGATCCCGTTCCTTGAGCACGACGACGCCAACCGCGCGCTCATGGGCTCCAACATGCAGCGCCAGTCGGTGCCGCTGCTCAAGAGCGAGGCGCCGCTGGTCGGCACCGGCATGGAATACCGTGCCGCGACCGACGCCGGCGACGTCATCACCGCCGACAAGGCGGGCGTGGTCGAGGAGGTCTCCGCCGACTACGTGACCGTGATGAACGACGACGGCACCCGTACGACCTACCGTGTCGCCAAGTTCAAGCGCTCCAACCAGGGCACCTGCTTCAACCAGAAGCCGATCGTCGCCGAAGGCGACCGGATCGAGGTGAACCAGGTCGTCGCCGACGGTCCCTGCACCGACACCGGCGAGATGGCGCTCGGCAAGAACCTGCTCGTGGCGTTCATGCCGTGGGAGGGCCACAACTACGAAGACGCGATCATCCTGTCCCAGCGCCTGGTCCAGGACGACGTCCTCTCCTCGATCCACATCGAGGAGCACGAGGTCGACGCCCGCGACACCAAGCTGGGGCCCGAGGAGATCACCCGGGACATCCCGAACGTCTCCGAAGAGGTCCTGGCCGACCTCGACGAGCGCGGCATCATCCGCATCGGCGCCGAGGTCGTCCCCGGCGACATCCTCGTCGGCAAGGTCACGCCCAAGGGCGAGACCGAGCTGACCCCCGAGGAGCGCCTGCTCCGCGCGATCTTCGGTGAGAAGGCCCGCGAGGTCCGTGACACCTCCCTGAAGGTGCCGCACGGCGAGCAGGGCAAGGTCATCGGCGTCCGCGTGTTCAGCCGGGAGGAGGGCGACGAGCTCCCGCCCGGTGTCAACGAGCTGGTCCGCGTCTACGTGGCCCAGAAGCGCAAGATCACCGATGGCGACAAGCTGGCCGGCCGCCACGGCAACAAGGGCGTCATCTCCAAGATCCTTCCGGTCGAGGACATGCCGTTCCTCGAGGACGGCACCCCGGTCGACATCATCCTCAACCCGCTGGGCGTGCCCGGCCGAATGAACGTCGGCCAGGTGCTGGAGACCCACCTCGGCTGGATCGCGGCCAGGGGCTGGGACATCTCGGGTGTCCAGGAGGCGTGGGCCGAGCGGCTGCGCGACAAGGGCTTCGCCGAGGTCGACCCCCGCACCAACATGGCCACGCCGGTCTTCGACGGCGCCAACGAGGAAGAGATCGTCGGCCTGCTCGACAACACCCTGGCCAACAGGGACGGCGGGCGCATGGTCGGCGCGAACGGAAAGGCCCAGCTGTTCGACGGCCGTTCCGGCGAGCCGTTCCCGCACCCGATCTCGGTCGGCTACATCTATATCCTGAAACTGCTCCACCTGGTCGACGACAAGATCCACGCACGTTCGACCGGCCCGTACTCCATGATCACCCAGCAGCCGCTCGGCGGTAAGGCCCAGTTCGGCGGCCAGCGATTCGGTGAGATGGAGGTGTGGGCGCTGGAGGCCTACGGCGCCGCCTACGCCCTGCAGGAGCTGCTGACCATCAAGTCCGACGACGTTCTCGGCCGGGTGAAGGTCTACGAGGCCATCGTCAAGGGCGAGAACATCCCAGAGCCGGGCATCCCGGAGTCGTTCAAGGTGCTCATCAAGGAAATGCAGTCGCTGTGCCTGAACGTCGAGGTGCTCTCCAGCGACGGCATGTCCATCGAGATGCGAGACACCGACGAGGACGTCTTCCGCGCCGCGGAAGAGCTCGGCATCGACCTGTCCCGGCGTGAGCCGAGCAGCGTCGAAGAGGTCTGA